Proteins from one Paenibacillus amylolyticus genomic window:
- the ilvC gene encoding ketol-acid reductoisomerase, with product MPVTTYYEQDAELSVLKGKTIAVIGYGSQGHAQAQNLRDSGLNVVIGLREGKSFDSAKNDGFEVLSPAEATSRADVVQILLPDETQASVYKNEIEPNLKEGAALLFSHGFNVHFGQIVAPKNSDVLLVAPKSPGHMVRRTYVEGFGVPGLIAIEQDATGKAKEIGLAYAKGIGCTRAGVIETSFREETETDLFGEQAVLCGGVSALVKAGFETLTEAGYAPEMAYFECLHELKLIVDMMYEGGLASMRDSISNTAEYGDYVTGPRVVTEDTKKAMKEVLTDIQQGKFARDFILENQSGRAFLTATRRNEAEHPIEVVGGQLREMMHWIKK from the coding sequence ATGCCAGTAACTACTTATTATGAACAGGATGCAGAGCTTAGCGTATTGAAAGGAAAAACGATTGCGGTAATCGGTTATGGTAGCCAGGGCCACGCCCAAGCCCAAAACCTTCGTGATAGCGGATTGAACGTAGTCATCGGACTTCGTGAAGGTAAATCCTTCGACTCCGCAAAAAATGACGGATTTGAAGTTCTGTCCCCGGCTGAAGCTACAAGCCGCGCAGATGTAGTTCAAATCTTGCTGCCAGACGAAACTCAAGCTTCTGTATACAAAAACGAAATCGAACCTAACCTTAAAGAAGGCGCTGCATTGCTCTTCTCACACGGTTTCAACGTTCATTTTGGTCAAATCGTTGCTCCAAAAAACAGTGACGTATTGCTGGTAGCTCCTAAGTCCCCTGGTCACATGGTACGTCGTACGTATGTGGAAGGTTTTGGTGTACCGGGCCTGATCGCGATCGAGCAAGATGCAACAGGTAAAGCAAAAGAAATCGGTTTGGCTTATGCTAAAGGTATCGGTTGTACACGCGCTGGGGTTATCGAAACTTCCTTCCGTGAAGAAACAGAAACAGATCTGTTCGGTGAGCAAGCGGTTCTGTGTGGTGGCGTGAGTGCACTGGTGAAAGCTGGATTCGAAACGTTGACAGAAGCGGGTTACGCTCCTGAAATGGCATACTTCGAATGTCTGCACGAACTGAAGCTGATCGTTGACATGATGTATGAAGGCGGACTCGCAAGTATGCGTGATTCCATCAGTAACACAGCTGAGTACGGTGACTACGTAACTGGACCTCGCGTTGTAACTGAAGATACGAAGAAAGCAATGAAAGAAGTACTGACGGATATCCAACAAGGTAAATTCGCACGTGACTTCATTCTGGAAAACCAATCCGGCCGTGCATTCTTGACAGCAACTCGTCGCAACGAAGCTGAACACCCAATCGAAGTGGTTGGCGGACAATTGCGTGAGATGATGCACTGGATCAAGAAATAA
- the ilvN gene encoding acetolactate synthase small subunit has translation MIRHTISILVNDQPGVLQRVSGLFGRRGFNIESITVGQSEEPGLSRMVIVTIGDDKTLEQIEKQLYKIIDVIKVVDFSLKPMVARELALIKVKAEPSERPEILGVVETFRASVVDVGPGSLIVQVVGDTDKIDAMIELLKPYGIRELSRTGITALVRGNV, from the coding sequence ATGATAAGACATACGATCTCGATACTGGTAAACGATCAGCCTGGCGTCCTTCAGCGGGTATCAGGGTTGTTCGGTCGACGCGGATTTAATATTGAGAGTATTACAGTGGGTCAATCGGAAGAACCTGGACTCTCCCGGATGGTAATTGTCACCATTGGTGACGATAAAACATTGGAACAGATTGAGAAACAACTGTACAAAATCATCGATGTAATTAAAGTGGTTGATTTTAGCCTGAAACCGATGGTAGCCCGTGAACTCGCCTTGATCAAAGTCAAAGCTGAGCCTTCCGAGCGTCCTGAGATTCTGGGTGTGGTAGAAACATTCCGCGCATCCGTTGTAGATGTTGGTCCAGGCAGCCTGATTGTACAGGTGGTCGGAGATACAGACAAAATTGATGCCATGATTGAACTGCTCAAGCCATATGGCATTCGTGAATTGTCCCGTACAGGCATAACTGCATTGGTACGCGGCAACGTATGA
- the ilvB gene encoding biosynthetic-type acetolactate synthase large subunit, with amino-acid sequence MGAQIPEVRSTDELREKWMKPEVISGSEILLRSLLLEGVECVFGYPGGAVLYIYDAMYGFEDFKHVLTRHEQGAIHAADGYARASGKVGVCIATSGPGATNLVTGIATAYMDSVPLVVITGNVISSLIGSDAFQEADITGITMPITKHSYLVKDVKDLSSVIHEAFHIANTGRKGPVLIDIPKDVSANKTLFEPTTEPVILRGYNPRTVPNKLQVDRLAQAIQEAERPMILAGGGVVYSGGHEELFEFVEKTGIPITTTLLGLGAFPSGHELWTGMPGMHGTFTSNQAIQQADLLINIGARFDDRVTGKLDGFAPHAKIVHIDIDPAEIGKNIATDIPIVGDVKTVLEIANKEVGRAERADAWRDQIKQWKQEKPYSYTDSDDVLKPQWVVEMLNDTTKGEAIVTTDVGQHQMWAAQYYKFNQPRSWVTSGGLGTMGFGFPSAIGAQMANPDRLVISINGDGGMQMCSQELAICAINNIPVKIVIINNQVLGMVRQWQEIIYENRYSHIDLAGSPDFVKLAEAYGVKGLRATNKEEAERAWQEALDTPGPVVVEFVVRKEENVYPMVPQGATIDQMLMGDADE; translated from the coding sequence ATGGGAGCTCAAATTCCAGAAGTGCGGTCAACAGATGAATTACGTGAAAAATGGATGAAGCCGGAGGTCATTAGCGGATCCGAAATTCTGCTGAGAAGCTTGTTACTTGAAGGTGTCGAGTGCGTATTTGGTTACCCTGGCGGCGCAGTATTGTACATTTACGATGCGATGTATGGTTTTGAGGATTTCAAACACGTTCTTACTCGTCATGAACAAGGTGCAATACATGCAGCTGACGGATATGCACGTGCAAGTGGCAAAGTTGGTGTCTGCATCGCTACTTCCGGACCAGGAGCAACAAATCTGGTTACGGGTATTGCAACAGCGTATATGGATTCAGTACCACTCGTAGTCATTACGGGGAACGTTATTTCGAGCCTGATCGGTTCAGATGCTTTCCAGGAAGCGGACATTACCGGCATTACAATGCCAATCACCAAGCACAGTTACCTGGTGAAGGATGTAAAAGATCTGTCCAGTGTAATTCATGAGGCATTCCATATTGCCAATACCGGTCGTAAAGGTCCTGTACTGATCGACATCCCGAAAGATGTATCAGCCAACAAAACATTGTTTGAACCGACAACTGAACCTGTTATATTGAGAGGGTACAATCCACGGACAGTACCAAACAAACTGCAGGTTGACCGTTTGGCTCAAGCCATTCAGGAAGCAGAGCGTCCAATGATTCTGGCTGGTGGCGGTGTGGTATACTCGGGAGGACATGAAGAACTGTTCGAGTTTGTTGAGAAGACTGGTATTCCAATTACAACGACTCTCCTTGGTCTAGGCGCATTCCCAAGCGGTCATGAATTATGGACGGGTATGCCAGGGATGCACGGAACGTTTACTTCCAATCAGGCTATTCAACAAGCGGATCTGCTGATTAATATCGGCGCACGCTTCGATGATCGTGTTACAGGCAAGCTGGATGGGTTCGCTCCACATGCCAAGATCGTTCATATCGATATCGATCCGGCTGAGATTGGCAAAAACATTGCAACCGATATTCCAATCGTTGGTGATGTGAAGACTGTACTGGAAATAGCCAACAAGGAAGTTGGACGTGCCGAGCGTGCAGATGCATGGAGAGACCAGATCAAACAGTGGAAACAAGAGAAACCTTATAGCTACACCGATTCAGACGATGTGCTGAAACCGCAGTGGGTTGTGGAAATGCTGAATGATACAACCAAAGGTGAAGCGATTGTAACTACGGATGTAGGACAACATCAGATGTGGGCAGCACAATACTATAAGTTCAATCAACCGCGCTCATGGGTAACTTCGGGTGGCCTCGGAACGATGGGCTTTGGATTCCCTTCTGCCATAGGTGCTCAGATGGCCAATCCGGACAGACTCGTTATCTCCATTAACGGTGACGGCGGAATGCAGATGTGTTCCCAAGAACTTGCGATCTGTGCCATTAACAATATACCGGTTAAAATTGTAATCATTAACAATCAGGTACTTGGAATGGTTCGCCAATGGCAAGAGATCATCTATGAGAACCGTTACAGTCATATCGATCTGGCAGGAAGTCCGGATTTTGTAAAATTGGCTGAAGCTTATGGGGTAAAAGGATTGCGTGCAACGAACAAGGAAGAAGCCGAGCGTGCTTGGCAGGAAGCTTTGGATACACCGGGACCGGTCGTTGTTGAATTCGTAGTACGCAAGGAAGAAAATGTATATCCAATGGTTCCGCAAGGAGCAACAATTGATCAAATGCTGATGGGGGATGCTGACGAATGA
- a CDS encoding GNAT family N-acetyltransferase, translating into MVIRQRTSKLDDGAIMKLIDTQLVPLSHMSEREINKIRKEIPLRMNRGMTFVVSPEPDKAAVAFIHFLMHGELLYVDMMAVSPKEQRKRYGQTLLLKAESFAASRGCRRSKVMVDEGNTKGLQFYQKNGYSAIRYIMISRCYELEKTL; encoded by the coding sequence ATGGTGATTCGGCAACGCACATCCAAGCTGGATGATGGCGCCATCATGAAGCTGATTGACACTCAGCTTGTTCCTTTATCTCATATGAGCGAAAGGGAAATTAATAAAATCCGCAAAGAAATACCCCTGCGAATGAACAGGGGCATGACCTTTGTTGTCTCGCCGGAGCCAGATAAAGCTGCTGTGGCATTCATCCATTTTCTCATGCATGGGGAACTGCTCTATGTCGATATGATGGCCGTTAGTCCGAAAGAGCAACGCAAACGTTACGGGCAAACGTTGTTACTCAAAGCAGAGAGCTTTGCGGCATCCCGGGGTTGTCGAAGATCTAAAGTAATGGTGGATGAAGGCAATACCAAAGGACTTCAGTTTTATCAAAAAAATGGATACAGCGCGATTCGATACATCATGATAAGCCGCTGCTACGAATTGGAAAAGACATTATAG
- a CDS encoding ABC transporter permease, producing MDLLTIGQIINTTLVFATALIFASLGGIFSEKSGVTNLGLEGFMVFGAFAAGIGAHYAQEAGMGGTTSAWMGVLLAIVLGVLVSLIHAVASITFKADQIISGIVINFLAAGSTLYLVKLLFEGSGDSPLVQGFSKFDVPFLEDIPLLGEAFFKNVYPTTYLAILFVFLTYYIMFKTPFGLRLRSVGEHPSAADTVGVKVRRYRYVGVMISGALAAIGGAAITLTTTGTFSHNTVSGQGYIAIAAMIFGKWNPIGAFGAAVFFGFSQAIRNYVQLFEWSQSIPQEIIFMLPYLLTIVVLVAAVGRSSAPSALGEAYDPGKR from the coding sequence ATGGACTTGTTGACAATTGGGCAAATTATCAATACGACGCTTGTCTTTGCTACGGCATTGATTTTTGCATCACTCGGCGGGATTTTTTCGGAAAAATCAGGTGTAACGAACCTTGGACTTGAAGGCTTCATGGTCTTCGGTGCCTTTGCAGCTGGAATCGGGGCGCATTATGCTCAAGAAGCCGGTATGGGCGGAACGACATCAGCCTGGATGGGGGTTCTGCTTGCAATTGTATTGGGCGTACTGGTATCGTTGATTCATGCCGTTGCATCTATCACATTTAAAGCAGATCAGATCATTAGCGGTATTGTCATTAACTTTTTGGCAGCAGGAAGTACGCTTTACTTGGTTAAACTGTTGTTTGAAGGTTCTGGTGATTCACCGTTGGTTCAAGGCTTCAGCAAGTTTGATGTGCCGTTCTTGGAAGACATTCCTTTGCTTGGAGAAGCCTTCTTCAAGAACGTATATCCAACGACATATCTGGCAATTCTGTTCGTGTTCCTCACATATTATATTATGTTCAAAACGCCATTTGGACTGCGCCTTCGTTCTGTAGGTGAACATCCAAGTGCCGCTGATACAGTTGGTGTTAAAGTACGTCGTTATCGCTATGTTGGCGTTATGATCAGTGGTGCGCTTGCGGCCATTGGTGGTGCTGCAATCACGTTGACGACTACGGGTACCTTCTCTCACAATACGGTTTCCGGTCAAGGTTATATTGCCATTGCGGCCATGATCTTTGGTAAGTGGAATCCGATTGGTGCGTTTGGTGCTGCTGTCTTCTTTGGATTCTCACAAGCGATCCGAAACTACGTGCAGTTGTTTGAATGGTCACAAAGTATTCCCCAGGAAATTATTTTCATGTTGCCTTACCTGTTGACCATCGTCGTTCTCGTTGCAGCGGTTGGACGTTCTTCGGCTCCGTCTGCACTCGGTGAAGCGTATGACCCGGGTAAAAGGTAG
- a CDS encoding ABC transporter permease, translating to MNNVLKWFTRDSFILPVVAIIMGLILGGVVMLIGGYNPIEAYGALFTKVFGDMYNFGEAVREMTPLIMTGLAFAFASRAGLFNIGGEGQFLVGMTAATFVGVKFTGLPIYLHVPLALIAGALFGGLWAAIAGYLKAARGVNEVISSIMLNWIGLYLANLIVRQFLLLKGENRSVDISESASISLTWLSELMGNSRVHMGTLIALVMAVLFYIYMWKTKQGYEIRAVGYNPNAAEYAGMHVNRNIVKAMFISGMLAGLGGAFQVLGVFHYQTVMSGSPGTGFDGIAVALIGLNHPFGVLLGAVLFGTLTYGSAGMSFAADVPPEIIRIVIGSIIFFIAAQGIVRWILKPFYSKRKKEKVL from the coding sequence ATGAATAACGTATTGAAATGGTTTACGCGAGATTCATTTATTTTGCCTGTAGTAGCTATTATTATGGGTCTAATCCTCGGTGGAGTGGTCATGCTGATTGGTGGTTACAATCCAATTGAAGCTTATGGCGCATTGTTCACCAAAGTATTTGGGGACATGTACAACTTTGGTGAAGCAGTCCGGGAAATGACGCCTTTAATTATGACTGGACTCGCATTTGCATTTGCATCGCGTGCAGGGTTGTTTAACATCGGGGGAGAAGGTCAATTTCTCGTCGGTATGACCGCTGCAACATTTGTTGGTGTTAAGTTTACAGGTTTGCCAATCTACCTGCATGTGCCGCTGGCTTTGATTGCCGGTGCATTGTTTGGTGGTCTGTGGGCAGCTATTGCTGGTTACCTGAAAGCAGCACGTGGGGTCAATGAAGTTATCAGTAGTATCATGTTGAACTGGATTGGTCTGTATCTGGCGAACCTTATCGTACGCCAATTCTTGCTGTTGAAGGGTGAGAATCGTTCGGTGGATATCAGCGAATCAGCTTCGATTAGTCTCACATGGTTATCTGAACTGATGGGCAACTCCCGTGTACACATGGGGACGTTAATTGCCCTTGTGATGGCTGTGCTCTTTTATATCTATATGTGGAAAACAAAACAAGGTTATGAAATCCGCGCGGTAGGTTACAACCCTAATGCGGCTGAATATGCAGGGATGCATGTTAACCGGAATATCGTAAAAGCAATGTTTATCAGTGGTATGCTTGCTGGTCTTGGTGGTGCATTCCAGGTTCTTGGTGTGTTCCATTATCAGACGGTAATGTCGGGTTCACCAGGTACAGGCTTTGACGGAATAGCAGTTGCCCTGATTGGCTTGAATCATCCGTTTGGGGTGTTGCTGGGTGCAGTGTTGTTCGGTACCCTTACGTACGGATCTGCAGGTATGAGCTTTGCTGCGGATGTTCCGCCTGAGATTATTCGGATTGTGATCGGTTCGATTATCTTCTTCATTGCGGCACAAGGCATCGTGCGCTGGATACTCAAACCGTTCTATTCGAAGCGTAAGAAAGAGAAGGTGTTGTAG
- a CDS encoding BMP family ABC transporter substrate-binding protein, with protein sequence MKKMLSLSLVMLLAVSVMLAGCGSKPKEETNAGGNTGGTSTEAKSDLKIGMVTDVGGVNDKSFNQSAWEALQATETETGVAVKYLQSKSDEEYIPNLNEFVKGGYDLTWGIGFQLADAIKTVADQNPDSKLAIIDSVVDSPNVKSVTFAEEEGSYLVGVVAGLTTKTNKIGFVGGMESPLIKKFEVGFREGVKAVNPDAQFISNYTGAFDKPDLGKAAAATLYNEGVDIIFHASGATGNGVFNEAIARKKQGQDVWVIGVDKDQSLEFGDEVTLTSMIKKVDEAVKRVNQEVVDGTFAGGSENLTLKENGVGVADTSTANVSADVLAKVDEYKEKIISGEIKVPTE encoded by the coding sequence ATGAAAAAGATGCTCAGCTTGTCTTTGGTAATGTTGCTGGCGGTATCGGTTATGCTCGCAGGTTGCGGTAGCAAACCGAAAGAAGAAACAAATGCCGGAGGAAATACAGGTGGCACATCCACTGAAGCGAAATCCGATCTCAAAATCGGTATGGTTACTGACGTAGGTGGAGTAAATGACAAATCCTTTAACCAATCCGCTTGGGAAGCTCTGCAAGCGACTGAAACAGAAACAGGTGTAGCTGTTAAATATCTGCAAAGTAAATCCGATGAAGAGTACATTCCGAACTTGAACGAATTCGTTAAGGGTGGATATGATCTGACTTGGGGTATCGGTTTCCAATTGGCTGATGCAATCAAAACGGTTGCTGACCAAAACCCGGATTCCAAACTTGCGATCATCGACAGCGTAGTGGATTCTCCTAATGTTAAGTCCGTAACTTTTGCTGAAGAAGAAGGATCCTACTTGGTTGGTGTTGTTGCCGGTCTGACAACAAAAACAAACAAAATTGGTTTTGTAGGCGGTATGGAAAGCCCACTGATCAAAAAGTTTGAAGTCGGATTCAGAGAAGGCGTTAAAGCAGTTAACCCTGACGCTCAATTCATTTCTAACTACACAGGTGCATTCGATAAACCTGACCTGGGTAAAGCAGCAGCAGCAACCCTTTACAATGAAGGTGTAGACATTATCTTCCACGCTTCTGGTGCAACAGGTAATGGTGTGTTTAACGAAGCAATTGCTCGTAAGAAACAAGGTCAAGATGTATGGGTTATCGGTGTAGACAAAGACCAATCTCTTGAGTTTGGTGATGAAGTTACGTTGACTTCCATGATCAAAAAAGTTGACGAAGCGGTTAAACGCGTAAACCAAGAAGTTGTTGATGGTACATTTGCTGGTGGTTCTGAGAACCTGACACTGAAAGAAAACGGTGTAGGTGTTGCTGATACGTCTACTGCCAATGTATCTGCTGATGTTCTTGCTAAAGTAGATGAGTACAAAGAAAAAATCATTAGCGGCGAAATCAAAGTTCCTACAGAGTAA
- the rplT gene encoding 50S ribosomal protein L20 codes for MARVKGGFVVRRRHKKVLKLARGYFGSKHRIFKTANEQVMKSLVYAYRDRRNTKRNFRRLWIVRINAAARMNGLSYNKLIHGLKLAGVDMNRKMLADLAVNDINAFNSLATVAKGKINA; via the coding sequence ATGGCAAGAGTAAAAGGCGGTTTTGTAGTACGTCGTCGTCATAAAAAGGTTTTGAAACTGGCAAGAGGTTATTTCGGTTCCAAACACCGTATTTTTAAAACAGCTAACGAGCAAGTAATGAAATCCCTGGTATACGCATACCGTGACCGTCGCAACACGAAACGTAACTTCCGCAGACTGTGGATCGTTCGTATCAATGCTGCAGCACGTATGAATGGTTTGTCTTACAACAAACTGATCCATGGTTTGAAACTTGCTGGTGTAGACATGAACCGCAAAATGTTGGCTGATCTGGCCGTTAACGACATCAATGCGTTCAACTCTTTGGCTACTGTAGCTAAAGGCAAAATCAACGCTTAA
- the rpmI gene encoding 50S ribosomal protein L35: MPKMKTHSSLKGRFKITGSGKVLRYKAHKNHLLSHKSKRAKRVLNGNPVMAAGDVRRLKQGLANLKG, from the coding sequence ATGCCTAAAATGAAAACACACAGCAGTTTGAAAGGACGCTTCAAAATTACCGGTTCCGGTAAAGTCCTTCGTTACAAAGCTCACAAAAACCACTTGCTTTCTCACAAATCCAAACGTGCTAAGCGCGTTCTGAACGGTAACCCAGTTATGGCTGCCGGGGATGTTAGACGTTTGAAACAAGGTTTGGCTAACTTGAAAGGCTAA
- the infC gene encoding translation initiation factor IF-3: MINDEIRAKEVRLVGAEGEQIGITPIREALQMAIDLNLDLVNVAPQAKPPVCRIMDYGKFRYEQQKKEKEARKNQKIVDIKEVWFRSNIEEHDYQTKLRNVVKFLNEGDKVKCSVRYRGREIAHAAIGQRILERVKVEVAELCTIERQPKLEGRSMIMILAPKA; this comes from the coding sequence ATGATTAATGATGAGATTCGGGCGAAGGAAGTGCGCCTTGTCGGAGCTGAAGGAGAACAAATTGGGATTACGCCCATTCGCGAAGCACTGCAAATGGCGATTGACCTGAATTTGGATCTGGTCAATGTGGCACCACAGGCTAAACCGCCGGTGTGCCGCATCATGGACTATGGCAAATTCCGCTATGAGCAACAAAAGAAAGAAAAAGAAGCCCGTAAGAACCAGAAAATTGTTGACATTAAAGAAGTATGGTTCCGTTCCAATATTGAGGAGCACGATTATCAAACGAAGCTTCGTAATGTAGTTAAGTTTTTGAACGAAGGCGACAAAGTGAAATGTTCTGTTCGTTACCGCGGACGTGAAATTGCACATGCCGCGATTGGTCAACGGATTTTGGAGCGCGTTAAGGTAGAAGTTGCAGAACTTTGTACTATTGAACGTCAACCAAAATTGGAAGGCCGCAGTATGATCATGATCTTGGCTCCTAAAGCCTGA